In the Advenella kashmirensis WT001 genome, one interval contains:
- a CDS encoding GntR family transcriptional regulator, giving the protein MPISKDNTQFHAAYQDIKQKILSGFFSSDARLREMEISKLIGMGRTPVREALKRLEDERLLTHEPRRGLVITRIDKQGVTELYAMREVLEGAAAEFAARHATDAEIDNMQSILEQSEQPDSDPVRMNLQFHEAIYGAAHNQHLIRTLQSISDTTFLLGRSTLQSPQRAQKAVAEHQQILAAIRDRDPEAASIAAKNHIRQAFLERLKMLRDAD; this is encoded by the coding sequence ATGCCTATTTCCAAAGACAATACCCAGTTTCATGCGGCCTATCAAGATATCAAGCAGAAAATTCTTAGTGGATTTTTCAGCAGCGATGCCCGCCTGCGCGAAATGGAAATTTCCAAGCTGATAGGCATGGGTCGTACGCCGGTAAGGGAGGCGCTCAAGCGGCTGGAGGACGAGCGGTTGCTGACCCATGAGCCGCGTCGTGGCCTGGTCATCACCCGAATCGACAAGCAGGGTGTCACAGAGCTTTATGCCATGCGTGAAGTCCTGGAGGGCGCCGCTGCGGAATTTGCTGCGCGTCATGCGACTGATGCCGAAATTGACAATATGCAGTCGATTCTGGAGCAGAGTGAACAGCCTGATAGCGATCCGGTCAGAATGAACTTGCAATTTCACGAGGCTATCTATGGTGCTGCACATAACCAGCATTTGATTCGCACGCTGCAGTCCATTTCAGATACAACGTTTTTGCTGGGCCGCAGCACACTGCAGTCGCCGCAACGGGCGCAAAAGGCCGTGGCGGAACATCAGCAAATCCTGGCCGCCATCCGTGATCGCGATCCTGAAGCGGCCAGCATTGCGGCGAAAAACCATATCCGTCAGGCATTTCTTGAACGGTTGAAAATGTTGCGTGATGCCGACTAA
- a CDS encoding Bug family tripartite tricarboxylate transporter substrate binding protein, whose amino-acid sequence MNTSRWLAPCAAVLFALGGGSALAQAPDVWPEQPITLVVPFAAGGGTDSIAREFASELGQALGQTIVVENRGGGGGSIGAARVAQARKDGYTLLFATSTFATNAAWEQSKLYDPIKDFTPIAQLGNGPLMLVADKSLGLSTVGELIEKAKSDPGGVNYCSAGPGSINHLSGALFTQRAGVTMSHVPYRGSGPATLDLIAGRVQAFFATMPTMLEQVKADKVKLLAMTSKERSPLFPEVPTLQESGVKDFDIKTWWGVLGPAGLPEPVVQKLNAATNKIAQGRLISNRLKHEGPT is encoded by the coding sequence ATGAATACAAGCCGTTGGCTGGCGCCGTGTGCCGCCGTGCTTTTTGCTTTGGGAGGTGGCAGCGCATTGGCGCAAGCGCCGGATGTCTGGCCGGAACAGCCAATCACACTTGTTGTTCCATTTGCTGCCGGCGGCGGTACAGATAGCATTGCACGGGAGTTTGCGTCCGAACTCGGTCAGGCGCTGGGCCAGACGATCGTGGTGGAAAACCGCGGTGGCGGCGGAGGCTCCATTGGCGCGGCCAGAGTGGCTCAGGCTCGAAAGGATGGCTATACACTGCTATTTGCCACTTCTACGTTTGCAACCAATGCCGCCTGGGAGCAAAGCAAGCTTTATGATCCGATCAAGGATTTCACACCAATTGCTCAACTGGGTAATGGTCCGCTGATGCTGGTGGCTGACAAATCCCTCGGGCTCAGCACAGTGGGCGAGTTGATTGAAAAGGCAAAATCTGATCCGGGCGGTGTGAACTATTGCTCAGCAGGTCCGGGAAGTATCAACCATTTGTCGGGCGCCTTATTTACACAGCGCGCGGGCGTGACCATGTCGCACGTTCCATATCGGGGCAGTGGTCCGGCCACACTGGATCTGATCGCTGGGCGAGTGCAGGCTTTTTTCGCGACCATGCCCACGATGCTCGAACAGGTAAAGGCAGACAAGGTCAAATTACTGGCAATGACTTCCAAAGAACGTTCGCCCTTGTTTCCGGAAGTGCCAACATTGCAGGAGTCGGGCGTGAAGGATTTTGATATCAAGACCTGGTGGGGCGTGCTGGGCCCGGCGGGTCTTCCCGAGCCGGTTGTGCAAAAGCTTAATGCCGCAACGAATAAAATTGCGCAAGGCCGTTTGATCAGCAATCGCCTGAAGCACGAAGGGCCAACGTAG
- a CDS encoding type I restriction endonuclease gives MEEFKKRIDLHIEHVKKVGLHCATEETTKQALILPLLDILGFSPYDPTRVQAEYAADFPGVKASERVDYTLFSAGIPVIFIEAKGFSQNLTNHCPQLSRYYNATPEVGQSSAITNGREWRFFTDLVNKNIMDTDPFLTINFEECNPDVANQLRRFHHDELEPEALRALAEENIYLSCFKEVITSALKDCNLEFVRYVVSHSNIQRTLTGRFLESVQPIVKQAIAQSISTMVATSLSATEKTQETTVREESPKDSVEAEDNSITDPNNENIITTADEQRLFNICCDILVGEDLQPRDTETYYSIVHRGKSNRWLFRFWGDRRRLLSNSLNQSLKP, from the coding sequence ATGGAAGAATTCAAAAAGCGAATCGACTTGCACATCGAACATGTGAAAAAGGTCGGATTGCATTGCGCTACAGAAGAGACTACAAAACAGGCGCTTATTTTGCCGCTTCTCGATATTTTAGGTTTTAGCCCTTATGATCCAACTCGGGTACAAGCAGAATATGCTGCAGACTTTCCGGGAGTAAAAGCTTCCGAACGCGTAGACTACACATTATTTAGTGCGGGGATCCCGGTCATTTTCATTGAGGCCAAAGGCTTTTCGCAAAACCTGACTAATCACTGCCCGCAACTTTCACGCTATTACAACGCCACGCCGGAAGTTGGACAGTCGTCAGCGATCACGAATGGCAGAGAATGGCGTTTTTTTACGGATTTGGTCAACAAAAACATTATGGATACGGACCCGTTCCTGACGATCAACTTTGAGGAATGCAATCCCGACGTTGCAAACCAGCTTCGCCGCTTCCATCATGATGAGCTCGAGCCCGAGGCGCTACGGGCGCTAGCAGAGGAAAATATATACTTAAGTTGCTTCAAAGAAGTCATTACCTCTGCTTTGAAAGACTGCAATTTGGAGTTTGTTCGATACGTAGTTTCACACTCAAATATTCAAAGAACGCTCACTGGACGTTTTCTGGAAAGTGTCCAGCCCATAGTCAAGCAGGCCATCGCTCAGTCTATAAGTACAATGGTAGCCACTAGCTTATCGGCCACAGAAAAGACCCAGGAAACAACCGTAAGGGAAGAAAGTCCGAAAGATTCAGTCGAAGCGGAAGACAATTCCATTACTGATCCGAATAATGAAAACATAATTACAACTGCGGATGAACAAAGACTATTTAATATATGCTGCGATATTCTCGTCGGTGAAGACCTGCAGCCCAGAGATACAGAAACCTATTACTCTATCGTGCATAGAGGGAAGTCCAATAGATGGCTGTTCCGTTTCTGGGGCGATCGGCGACGCCTACTGTCCAATTCATTGAACCAATCACTGAAGCCTTGA
- a CDS encoding LysR family transcriptional regulator, with product MDSYSDLGFFVLLARHATLARAAQELGVTPSTVSKRLAALEQRLGVRLMNRTTRRISFTVEGESYLAQGNHLLNELKMLEQTLVGSRAAPRGLLRVHATLGFGRRYIVPLVSQFQRDNPEVEIQMQLSDRPVNLVQDGFDVAICFGEQRDSSLTARTIALNCRILCASPRYLESAGTPAHPSELRTHRCIVIRENDETFGTWRLSMGNRSETVKVRGPLSTNDGESALAWALDGHGILMRSEWDAKPYLESGRLRQVLQEWSLPPANVMAVYPTRQNLSARTRAFVNALVEWFEPQGKRF from the coding sequence ATGGATTCCTATTCTGATCTCGGATTTTTCGTTTTACTGGCCAGACATGCGACGCTGGCGCGTGCTGCGCAGGAGCTCGGCGTTACACCGTCTACCGTGAGCAAGCGTCTTGCTGCGCTGGAGCAGCGCCTGGGTGTCCGACTCATGAATCGCACCACGCGCCGGATCAGCTTTACGGTGGAAGGAGAGTCCTATCTGGCTCAGGGCAATCATCTGCTAAACGAACTGAAAATGCTTGAGCAGACACTGGTGGGCAGCCGCGCTGCGCCGCGAGGTCTGCTGCGTGTTCACGCTACCCTGGGCTTTGGCCGACGCTATATCGTGCCGCTAGTGTCGCAGTTTCAGCGAGACAATCCCGAAGTAGAAATACAAATGCAATTGAGTGATCGTCCGGTCAATCTGGTCCAGGATGGCTTTGATGTTGCGATTTGCTTTGGCGAACAGCGTGACTCCAGCCTGACGGCAAGGACCATTGCCCTGAATTGTCGAATCCTTTGCGCCTCTCCCAGATATCTTGAAAGCGCGGGCACGCCGGCGCATCCGTCGGAACTGCGCACGCATCGGTGCATTGTCATTCGGGAAAACGACGAGACTTTCGGCACCTGGCGCCTGAGCATGGGCAATCGCAGTGAAACCGTCAAAGTGCGTGGGCCGCTTAGCACTAACGACGGCGAATCGGCATTGGCCTGGGCGCTGGATGGGCACGGCATTTTGATGCGGTCCGAATGGGATGCGAAACCTTATCTTGAATCAGGACGTTTGCGGCAGGTGCTGCAAGAGTGGAGCCTGCCGCCAGCCAATGTCATGGCAGTCTATCCCACGCGACAGAACCTGTCAGCCCGCACTCGGGCATTTGTCAACGCCCTTGTGGAGTGGTTTGAGCCGCAGGGCAAGCGGTTTTGA
- a CDS encoding tripartite tricarboxylate transporter substrate binding protein, which translates to MRRITPLRQILIGMAFVLPTACLAQSFPEKPVRLIVPYAPGGSADIAARLISDDWAKALGQPVVIENKAGAGGNIGVDLVSKAKPDGYTIGLQTVSLAINPALYQRMPYDTLADLDPIGMVATSQHVLVVNNQLSAKTVTDLIRDAKAAPGTLQYGSAGTGSTFHMAAELFKSVSQTNITHVPYRGGGPALLDTIGGHVQLSFPVLSAALPQVQGGKLRPLGVTGPKRSALMPDVPTIAEAGLPDYSFETWFMVFAPAGTPKPVIEKLNATLNATLNKPELKQRMTKEAFDPAPSTTTQARELLTSDMKKWASLIKASGIKAD; encoded by the coding sequence ATGCGCAGGATTACCCCGTTACGCCAAATACTTATAGGCATGGCATTTGTTTTGCCCACCGCCTGTCTGGCCCAGTCCTTTCCGGAAAAGCCGGTCAGGCTTATCGTCCCGTACGCACCCGGCGGCAGCGCCGATATCGCTGCCCGCCTGATTTCCGATGATTGGGCCAAGGCCCTGGGCCAGCCCGTCGTCATTGAAAACAAGGCAGGAGCTGGCGGCAATATTGGCGTTGACCTGGTCAGCAAGGCCAAGCCCGACGGCTACACCATTGGTTTGCAGACAGTGTCATTGGCAATCAACCCTGCGCTCTACCAGCGCATGCCCTACGACACGCTCGCCGATCTGGATCCGATTGGCATGGTTGCTACCTCTCAGCACGTGCTGGTCGTAAATAATCAACTATCAGCCAAAACAGTCACAGACCTGATCCGTGATGCCAAAGCCGCCCCAGGGACGCTGCAATATGGCTCAGCCGGCACAGGCAGCACTTTTCATATGGCGGCCGAGCTGTTCAAGTCGGTCTCGCAAACCAATATCACTCACGTTCCCTACCGAGGCGGCGGTCCGGCTTTACTGGACACAATTGGCGGGCATGTGCAATTGAGTTTTCCCGTGCTTTCAGCTGCCTTGCCACAAGTTCAGGGGGGCAAGTTGCGACCCCTTGGCGTGACCGGCCCCAAACGCTCTGCGCTGATGCCCGATGTACCCACCATTGCCGAAGCCGGTTTGCCCGATTACAGCTTCGAGACCTGGTTCATGGTGTTTGCTCCTGCTGGCACACCAAAGCCGGTAATCGAAAAACTGAATGCCACACTCAATGCGACATTGAACAAACCCGAACTGAAGCAACGCATGACCAAAGAGGCATTTGATCCCGCACCGTCAACCACCACCCAAGCGCGCGAGCTGCTGACCAGCGACATGAAAAAATGGGCATCGCTGATCAAGGCCAGCGGCATTAAGGCCGACTAA
- the leuD gene encoding 3-isopropylmalate dehydratase small subunit: MTEHHVISGVAAPIPQPNLDTDQIMPKQFLRGIDKKGLDKGLLYDMRFDRQGQRIDHFVLNRNEYANANILVGGANFGCGSSREHAVWGLSQFGIQAVIASSFAEIFYSNAMNNRLLLVVLTEDEVKNILADVENPQTAHVAIDLVNMTVQSHTTRAGFKLHERHRRMFLENLDLVDATLTLKPQIDDFVQQYHKRYPWQANVASKTVTRLRG, encoded by the coding sequence ATGACTGAACACCATGTCATCTCGGGCGTGGCTGCCCCAATCCCCCAGCCTAATCTGGATACCGATCAGATCATGCCCAAACAGTTTTTGCGCGGTATAGACAAAAAAGGACTGGATAAGGGTCTGCTTTATGACATGCGATTCGACCGGCAGGGCCAGCGCATTGATCATTTCGTGCTGAACCGCAACGAATATGCCAACGCCAATATCCTGGTGGGCGGTGCCAATTTCGGTTGCGGTTCAAGCCGCGAGCATGCCGTATGGGGACTCAGCCAATTCGGCATACAGGCCGTCATAGCATCCAGCTTTGCCGAGATTTTTTACTCCAACGCGATGAATAACCGCCTGCTGCTGGTTGTCCTGACCGAAGACGAGGTAAAGAACATTTTGGCAGACGTCGAGAACCCACAGACAGCGCATGTGGCGATTGATCTGGTCAATATGACGGTCCAGAGCCATACCACTCGCGCCGGCTTCAAGCTGCATGAACGTCATCGACGCATGTTCCTGGAGAACCTCGATCTTGTCGATGCAACACTCACCCTGAAACCGCAAATTGATGATTTCGTGCAGCAGTATCACAAGCGCTATCCCTGGCAAGCGAACGTGGCAAGCAAAACAGTCACCCGCCTACGAGGCTGA
- a CDS encoding ClbS/DfsB family four-helix bundle protein produces MKTYQSKEAFKNELVKQANLFVSEFNDIAESERDLMKTGVDRSPVQMLAYQLGWMDLLLSWERDEKKGLEVTTPAPGFKWNKLGSLYESFYQKWNGISIQQLQAEFANRLVGIICLVDSLSDQDFFESGRRQWASSTPSAWPVYYWLHINTVAPFTTFRKKIRKWKQL; encoded by the coding sequence GTGAAAACATACCAATCCAAAGAAGCGTTTAAAAATGAGCTTGTCAAGCAAGCAAACTTATTCGTTTCGGAATTTAATGATATTGCGGAATCCGAGCGAGATCTAATGAAAACAGGTGTAGATCGCAGCCCTGTGCAGATGCTTGCTTATCAGCTTGGGTGGATGGACTTGTTGCTCAGCTGGGAGCGGGACGAAAAAAAGGGCCTTGAAGTGACCACACCGGCGCCTGGTTTTAAGTGGAATAAGCTTGGCAGCCTCTATGAATCGTTCTATCAAAAATGGAACGGTATTTCAATACAGCAATTACAGGCCGAGTTCGCTAATCGCCTCGTTGGTATTATCTGCCTTGTGGATTCACTCTCTGACCAGGACTTCTTCGAATCCGGGCGCCGCCAGTGGGCATCTTCAACCCCTTCCGCCTGGCCCGTATACTACTGGCTGCATATCAATACGGTTGCGCCGTTCACGACGTTTCGCAAAAAAATCCGTAAATGGAAGCAGCTGTAG
- a CDS encoding type II toxin-antitoxin system HicB family antitoxin translates to MNVKHYTYRVSWSPEDQEHIGLCAELPSLSWLASDPAQALAGIMQVVAEAVQDMQRNGEVVPSPIADKQYSGQFRVRVPPLVHRKLAIAAAEQGVSMNRFVSAKLAG, encoded by the coding sequence ATGAATGTTAAACACTACACCTACCGGGTAAGCTGGTCTCCCGAAGATCAAGAGCATATCGGCCTGTGCGCCGAACTCCCCTCGTTGTCATGGCTGGCTAGTGATCCGGCCCAGGCTTTGGCTGGCATTATGCAAGTCGTGGCCGAGGCAGTTCAGGATATGCAACGCAACGGCGAAGTCGTCCCTTCGCCAATCGCAGATAAACAGTATAGTGGGCAATTTCGGGTACGGGTGCCACCCTTGGTACATCGCAAGCTTGCCATTGCCGCAGCAGAGCAGGGAGTAAGTATGAATCGATTCGTAAGCGCCAAACTGGCAGGCTAG
- a CDS encoding MFS transporter — MAGIPASALNAVNSDAKPTKVRWRIFLMMLFLISINYIDRASLSVAMPLISKEFEISPTVQGILLSSFFWTYAFMQIPGGMLADRFGPRKVIVASTIGWGFFQGIAALCTGWFSLLLTRLGLGAAEAPIYPAGGKLNSIWMTQTERGRGATLLDGGAPLGAALGAILISGLIAAFDSWRLAFAVAGIGTMICGWFAWRIIRDHPRDHPAVNSAEAEYIEAAHAQDLANEPATTSGRVLDFLRYRSVWGMFFGWMCFNALFYGLLTWMPNYLAAVHGFNIKEMGGAVFLMFFAGFVGEIAGGWIADKWIASGTAQGTVLRIVFAIASIIATIAIYSVSVIKDPIAVVILLSVTLFFLRWCGLFWCIPSILGTRNRVGILGGIMNLGGNVAGIGVPICVGMIVQATGSYFYALMLFTAAGIGLFICSTLLIKYEEKVPV, encoded by the coding sequence ATGGCAGGCATACCCGCTTCCGCGTTGAACGCGGTCAACAGTGATGCGAAACCTACAAAAGTAAGGTGGCGCATATTTTTAATGATGTTGTTCCTTATCTCGATCAACTATATTGATCGCGCCTCGCTTTCCGTAGCTATGCCGCTGATCTCCAAAGAATTTGAAATCAGTCCCACCGTACAGGGAATTTTGCTCAGCTCGTTTTTCTGGACCTACGCGTTCATGCAAATTCCAGGCGGCATGCTGGCTGATCGCTTCGGCCCGCGAAAAGTCATTGTTGCCTCAACCATTGGCTGGGGCTTTTTCCAAGGAATTGCCGCACTTTGCACCGGTTGGTTCAGCCTGCTGCTGACCCGCCTCGGACTGGGAGCCGCAGAAGCGCCCATTTACCCGGCCGGAGGCAAACTCAACAGCATATGGATGACCCAAACAGAACGGGGGCGTGGAGCAACATTGCTTGACGGCGGCGCGCCGCTAGGCGCGGCACTGGGCGCCATTCTTATTTCCGGCCTGATTGCTGCATTCGATTCATGGCGCCTGGCCTTTGCCGTCGCAGGTATCGGCACGATGATTTGCGGATGGTTTGCCTGGCGCATCATTCGCGATCACCCACGCGATCATCCCGCCGTCAATAGCGCCGAGGCCGAATACATTGAAGCGGCGCATGCACAGGATCTGGCCAACGAGCCCGCCACTACCAGCGGGCGTGTCCTGGACTTTCTGCGCTACCGCTCGGTCTGGGGCATGTTTTTCGGATGGATGTGTTTCAACGCCCTCTTCTACGGCCTGCTGACCTGGATGCCCAACTATCTGGCGGCCGTACACGGCTTTAACATCAAGGAAATGGGCGGCGCGGTATTTCTTATGTTTTTCGCCGGTTTCGTAGGCGAGATCGCAGGAGGCTGGATCGCCGATAAATGGATTGCATCCGGCACCGCGCAAGGCACCGTGCTGCGAATCGTTTTTGCCATTGCCTCGATCATCGCCACGATTGCAATTTATAGCGTGTCGGTCATCAAAGATCCCATCGCCGTCGTTATCCTGCTTTCTGTAACGCTCTTTTTCCTGCGCTGGTGTGGCTTGTTCTGGTGCATTCCCTCTATCCTTGGCACCCGCAATCGCGTGGGTATTCTGGGCGGCATCATGAATCTTGGCGGCAATGTAGCCGGAATTGGCGTGCCCATCTGCGTGGGAATGATTGTACAGGCAACAGGATCCTATTTCTACGCGCTCATGTTGTTCACCGCCGCCGGCATTGGCCTGTTCATCTGTTCTACGCTGTTGATCAAATATGAAGAGAAGGTTCCGGTCTAG
- a CDS encoding maleate cis-trans isomerase family protein translates to MMERKFIGVLTPSSNTALEPLTSAIVADVPHVSAHFSRFPVTEISMREQSVNQFDPAVILEAAQLLADAHVDVICWSGTSAGWLGIERDETLCRQITERTGIPATTAVLALHELMQRNQVRNLGLVTPYIAEVQDLIIDNYRKAGINCIAQAHLGLTVNHEFGCVQPETLATMIRQVAEKQPDAITVLCTNLRAAHIVKELEAELDIPIYDSVAAVVWKAFEMLKINPHNLKGWGRMFCEAQV, encoded by the coding sequence ATGATGGAAAGAAAATTTATAGGTGTGCTCACCCCTTCGTCCAATACAGCACTGGAGCCGTTGACCAGTGCCATTGTCGCCGACGTCCCGCACGTTTCAGCACACTTCTCGCGATTTCCGGTTACAGAGATATCCATGCGCGAGCAATCGGTTAACCAGTTTGATCCAGCCGTCATTCTTGAAGCGGCACAGTTGCTGGCAGACGCTCATGTAGACGTTATTTGTTGGAGTGGCACATCGGCCGGTTGGCTTGGTATTGAGCGCGATGAGACATTGTGTCGTCAAATTACCGAACGCACCGGCATTCCTGCAACCACAGCAGTACTGGCGCTGCATGAACTGATGCAACGCAATCAAGTTCGCAATCTCGGTCTGGTCACACCGTACATTGCTGAAGTACAGGATCTGATTATCGATAATTACCGCAAAGCCGGCATCAATTGCATTGCGCAGGCTCACCTGGGTCTTACCGTGAACCATGAGTTCGGTTGTGTCCAGCCCGAGACACTGGCCACCATGATTCGTCAGGTTGCAGAAAAACAGCCGGATGCCATTACCGTGTTATGTACCAACCTTAGGGCGGCCCATATCGTCAAGGAACTTGAAGCGGAGCTTGACATTCCGATTTACGACTCGGTCGCTGCCGTGGTCTGGAAAGCGTTTGAGATGCTCAAGATAAATCCGCATAACCTCAAGGGCTGGGGTCGGATGTTCTGTGAAGCCCAAGTGTAA
- the hydA gene encoding dihydropyrimidinase: MTTHTFDLVIRNAHAATASDTFKCDIGIQDGRIAQLGLGIASGSKEIDAQGAWVTPGGIDGHCHLDEPIPPPLRMADNFETGTRSAACGGTTTIIPFAVQRKGQSLREAVSNYHDRAQDLACIDYGFHMIITDPSEQVLQELPGLIDEGYTSFKMYMTYEDMKLNDHQILDLLDIARTKNAMAMVHAENADCIEWLTRRLEHQERISPRYHAHSRPMLVEREATHRAISLSELAGAPIMIVHVSGKEAMDQIRWARNQGITIYAETCPQYLFLTEQDLGCDDRYEGARCVCSPPPRDKNNQQFVWQGLSDGLFTIFSSDHAPFSYDSPEGKKPGGKQVPFRRIPNGIPGLETRLALLFSYGVLDGRLSINRFVELTSTNPAKAYGLHPRKGTIAIGADADLVIWSEDPQTIQNINLHHAVDYTPYEGIGLRAAPGLTLSRGQIVYEHGTFKGAVGQGQFLRRTAPTLQPIHSPGSENQ; encoded by the coding sequence ATGACGACACATACTTTCGATCTTGTTATACGCAATGCGCATGCAGCGACAGCAAGCGATACTTTCAAATGTGATATTGGAATACAGGATGGAAGGATCGCCCAGCTTGGATTGGGCATTGCTTCTGGTTCAAAAGAAATAGACGCGCAAGGCGCCTGGGTCACGCCCGGGGGGATTGACGGACATTGCCATTTGGACGAACCCATCCCGCCCCCGTTACGTATGGCGGACAATTTTGAAACGGGTACCCGCTCTGCTGCTTGCGGCGGAACCACTACGATCATTCCCTTTGCGGTACAGCGCAAGGGCCAGTCCCTGCGCGAAGCGGTGAGCAACTACCATGACCGCGCTCAGGATCTTGCCTGCATCGACTACGGTTTTCATATGATCATCACCGACCCGTCAGAACAGGTGCTGCAAGAGTTGCCCGGTCTGATCGACGAGGGGTATACGTCATTCAAAATGTATATGACATACGAAGATATGAAGTTAAATGATCATCAGATACTGGATCTGCTGGACATTGCACGCACGAAAAACGCCATGGCCATGGTCCACGCGGAAAATGCTGACTGTATTGAATGGCTTACCCGGCGCCTGGAGCACCAGGAGCGCATCAGCCCCCGCTACCACGCTCACTCTCGTCCGATGCTGGTGGAGCGCGAGGCTACGCACAGGGCAATTTCACTTTCCGAGCTTGCCGGCGCACCAATCATGATCGTTCACGTTTCGGGCAAAGAAGCCATGGACCAGATCCGTTGGGCTCGCAACCAGGGCATCACCATCTACGCAGAAACCTGCCCGCAGTATTTATTTCTCACGGAACAGGACCTGGGATGCGATGACCGTTATGAAGGCGCCCGATGTGTCTGCAGCCCGCCGCCGCGCGACAAAAACAATCAGCAATTTGTATGGCAAGGATTATCGGACGGACTGTTCACAATATTTTCATCCGATCACGCACCATTCTCATATGATTCGCCGGAAGGTAAAAAACCGGGGGGGAAACAGGTACCGTTCCGCCGTATTCCTAATGGCATACCCGGCCTGGAAACGCGGCTTGCACTGCTGTTTTCCTATGGCGTGCTGGATGGCAGACTGTCCATCAACCGCTTTGTTGAGCTGACCTCAACTAATCCGGCCAAGGCATACGGACTGCATCCGAGAAAAGGCACGATCGCCATTGGCGCCGACGCGGATCTTGTCATCTGGTCCGAAGATCCGCAGACGATCCAGAACATTAACTTGCATCACGCCGTAGACTACACCCCCTATGAGGGCATCGGCTTGCGGGCTGCCCCGGGCCTGACGCTGTCCCGTGGACAGATCGTCTATGAGCATGGAACGTTCAAAGGTGCGGTGGGCCAGGGACAGTTCTTGCGAAGAACCGCCCCTACCCTGCAGCCCATTCATTCTCCAGGTAGCGAAAATCAATGA
- a CDS encoding aspartate/glutamate racemase family protein has product MKLLIINPNISTSVSDLIEAEARRAANAETQITMCTAELGVAYIETRFEALIGGYAAAILAAEQAHLHDAVIIAAFGDPGIDGLREAMNIPVVGLTEAALASACLLGQRFSIIAISPRITAWYRECVERNGLISRLASIRSLEEPLRDIGTVQTDHAERLVQLCEAAIEHDRADVIILAGAPLAGLARQVKDRIPVPVVDGVSSAVCHAQSLAILAPHGASKGSFAAPPIKPNKGLPDALSRLLARDRWEP; this is encoded by the coding sequence ATGAAATTACTGATTATCAATCCAAACATATCGACCAGCGTCAGCGACCTGATTGAAGCCGAAGCCCGTCGCGCTGCCAATGCCGAAACACAAATCACCATGTGCACCGCCGAACTGGGCGTCGCCTATATAGAAACCCGTTTCGAAGCCCTGATAGGCGGCTACGCTGCGGCGATACTGGCCGCCGAACAGGCCCACTTGCATGATGCAGTGATCATTGCCGCGTTCGGAGACCCTGGCATTGACGGGTTGCGCGAAGCCATGAACATACCCGTAGTGGGATTGACCGAAGCCGCGCTGGCAAGCGCCTGCCTGCTGGGTCAGCGTTTTTCCATAATTGCCATTTCGCCGCGTATTACAGCCTGGTACCGTGAATGCGTGGAACGCAACGGCCTGATCTCACGCCTGGCAAGCATTCGCAGCCTGGAGGAACCGTTGCGCGATATCGGAACCGTACAGACCGACCATGCCGAGCGCCTGGTGCAATTGTGCGAAGCGGCCATTGAACACGATCGGGCTGACGTTATCATTCTGGCGGGCGCACCGCTCGCAGGATTGGCCAGGCAGGTCAAAGACCGCATTCCTGTACCCGTCGTCGATGGGGTGTCCAGCGCTGTGTGCCACGCACAAAGCCTGGCAATCCTGGCGCCTCACGGCGCTAGCAAGGGCAGCTTTGCTGCACCACCGATCAAACCGAATAAAGGCTTACCCGATGCACTGTCGCGGTTGCTTGCCAGAGACCGGTGGGAACCATGA